The following are encoded together in the Deinococcus soli (ex Cha et al. 2016) genome:
- the gnd gene encoding phosphogluconate dehydrogenase (NAD(+)-dependent, decarboxylating) — protein sequence MKLGMIGLGKMGGNMVLRLTQGGIEVTGYDRSEESVAQIERQGARGARSMDDLIAALGEPGSRAVWVMVPAGKITQSVIDDLAQRLAPGDIVIDGGNSNYKDSIRRAEDLAKAGIHFVDVGTSGGVWGLKEGYAMMIGGAEEAVERLRPAFEALAPAADRGWGRMGPAGSGHYVKMVHNGIEYGMMQAYAEGFELMKAHQDFNLDMAQIAELWRHGSVVRSWLLDLTAEALQNKAEFEKLSDYVADSGEGRWTIIDSIELGVPTPVITLATQMRFRSQQEVSYAGQMLSAMRRAFGGHAVKTIETPRQEGLVPEVAPGDHPKVAAPENIGHTASAGEGSAAEQLGETGQQRVKGDA from the coding sequence ATGAAACTAGGCATGATCGGACTGGGCAAGATGGGCGGCAACATGGTTCTTCGCCTCACCCAGGGTGGAATCGAGGTCACCGGCTACGACCGCAGCGAGGAATCCGTCGCGCAGATCGAACGTCAGGGCGCCCGGGGTGCCCGCAGCATGGACGACCTGATCGCCGCGCTCGGTGAACCCGGCAGCCGCGCCGTGTGGGTCATGGTGCCCGCCGGGAAGATCACCCAGAGCGTCATCGACGACCTCGCGCAGCGCCTCGCGCCGGGCGACATCGTCATCGACGGCGGCAACAGCAACTACAAAGACAGCATCCGCCGCGCCGAGGACCTCGCCAAGGCAGGCATCCACTTCGTGGACGTCGGCACGTCCGGCGGCGTGTGGGGCCTCAAGGAAGGCTACGCCATGATGATCGGCGGCGCCGAGGAAGCCGTCGAGCGCCTGCGTCCTGCCTTCGAGGCGCTCGCACCTGCCGCCGACCGCGGCTGGGGCCGCATGGGCCCGGCGGGCAGCGGCCACTACGTGAAGATGGTCCACAACGGCATTGAGTACGGCATGATGCAGGCCTACGCCGAGGGCTTCGAGCTGATGAAGGCGCACCAGGACTTCAACCTCGACATGGCGCAGATCGCCGAACTGTGGCGGCACGGCAGCGTCGTGCGCTCCTGGCTGCTCGACCTGACCGCCGAGGCGCTGCAGAACAAGGCCGAGTTCGAGAAGCTCTCGGATTACGTGGCGGACAGTGGTGAGGGCCGCTGGACGATCATCGACTCCATCGAACTGGGCGTGCCCACGCCCGTGATCACCCTGGCGACGCAGATGCGCTTCCGCAGCCAGCAGGAGGTCAGCTACGCCGGGCAGATGCTCTCGGCGATGCGCCGCGCGTTCGGCGGGCACGCCGTGAAGACCATCGAGACACCCCGCCAGGAGGGCCTGGTGCCCGAGGTGGCGCCCGGCGATCACCCCAAGGTGGCCGCGCCGGAGAACATCGGTCACACCGCCAGCGCGGGCGAGGGGAGCGCCGCCGAACAGCTGGGTGAGACCGGCCAGCAGCGCGTGAAGGGTGACGCATGA
- the queG gene encoding tRNA epoxyqueuosine(34) reductase QueG, with the protein MSISPHDRLHDLALSLGADAVGWAPAQVPRAAVDEYARWLEAGRHAGMSYLERQLPVRADPTQRLSGVQSVLVLGVSHAFALPPVPEGGVRVGRVARYAWTPDYHDQLQPVLSQLEAEAARLGVRARGYVDHGPVMERLFASGAFLGWRGKSGMLVSTQLGAFVTLAVLLTDLPHPGDQAAHPDRCGRCLRCVTACPTAAIGPDRAIDARRCVSYLTIEHRGPVPPELRAGMGEWLFGCDVCSEVCPWTLKAGPLAQLLKPDPELAHPDLTRFFGVSEREFERQWAGTAFLRPRRKGMARNALTVLGNMRAPQGWPLLLMGAQDPAWEVREAAAWALGQWGETGKVRPLLDDPHEAVRATAEHALGTTSTRP; encoded by the coding sequence ATGAGCATCTCGCCCCATGACCGGCTGCACGACCTCGCCCTGAGCCTGGGGGCGGACGCGGTCGGGTGGGCTCCGGCGCAGGTGCCGCGCGCGGCGGTGGACGAGTATGCGCGGTGGCTGGAGGCGGGGCGGCACGCGGGCATGAGTTACCTGGAGCGGCAGCTGCCCGTGCGGGCCGATCCCACCCAGCGCCTCTCAGGCGTGCAGAGCGTGCTCGTGCTGGGCGTGTCGCACGCGTTCGCGCTGCCGCCCGTGCCGGAGGGGGGCGTGCGGGTGGGCCGCGTGGCGCGCTACGCGTGGACGCCGGACTACCATGACCAGCTCCAGCCGGTCCTGTCGCAGCTGGAGGCGGAGGCCGCGCGGCTGGGCGTGCGCGCACGCGGGTACGTGGATCACGGGCCGGTCATGGAGCGGCTGTTCGCGTCCGGGGCGTTCCTGGGCTGGCGTGGCAAGTCCGGGATGCTCGTCAGCACGCAGCTGGGCGCGTTCGTGACCCTGGCGGTGCTGCTGACCGACCTGCCGCACCCGGGCGATCAGGCGGCCCACCCGGACCGCTGCGGGCGCTGCCTGAGGTGCGTGACCGCCTGCCCCACGGCCGCGATCGGGCCGGACCGCGCGATCGACGCGCGGCGCTGCGTGTCGTACCTGACCATCGAGCACCGCGGGCCGGTCCCGCCCGAGCTGCGCGCCGGGATGGGTGAGTGGCTGTTCGGCTGCGACGTGTGCAGCGAGGTCTGTCCCTGGACGCTGAAGGCCGGACCACTGGCGCAGCTGCTGAAGCCGGACCCGGAGCTGGCCCACCCGGACCTGACCCGCTTTTTCGGCGTCAGCGAGCGGGAGTTCGAGCGGCAGTGGGCGGGCACGGCGTTCCTGCGCCCCCGGCGCAAGGGCATGGCCCGCAACGCCCTGACGGTCCTGGGCAACATGCGCGCGCCGCAGGGCTGGCCGCTGCTGCTCATGGGCGCGCAGGATCCGGCCTGGGAGGTGCGCGAGGCCGCCGCCTGGGCGCTGGGGCAGTGGGGTGAGACCGGGAAGGTGCGCCCACTGCTGGACGACCCGCACGAGGCGGTGCGGGCGACTGCCGAACATGCCCTGGGCACCACCTCCACACGTCCCTGA
- a CDS encoding glucose-6-phosphate dehydrogenase assembly protein OpcA: MTYATDLKPLGPVDTTVRKAQATLDELWAQTDVETRAYTGNMIALTVRKHLGRVQEALAGLEGRYAGRQIIGVMDGTDDLTVHAALVPQAGGLYVERLTLEASPEQLQGAILPLIRPATVNHVWWGADSRPEGTLLAELTEIADQVIVDSLTLDVPPSRHYALADLGWSRSAGWREALAQLFDSPDAARQLGRVTHLTVRHAGRKDLPARLFAGFIASTLGWTDLSTVDFRLGRCGRENGDLCGVELRGDGVHFSLKAEQGDMALAACQWDDVQRVTEVTVPSMTLAQGLARVMARPERGEVFERAWALAKETL; encoded by the coding sequence GTGACCTACGCAACCGACCTGAAACCGCTGGGGCCGGTGGACACCACCGTCCGCAAGGCCCAGGCGACCCTGGATGAACTGTGGGCGCAGACGGACGTGGAGACCCGCGCCTACACCGGCAACATGATCGCGCTGACCGTGAGAAAACACCTAGGCCGCGTGCAGGAGGCCCTGGCAGGCCTGGAAGGCCGGTACGCGGGACGGCAGATCATCGGCGTGATGGACGGCACCGACGACCTGACCGTGCACGCCGCGCTGGTCCCGCAGGCGGGCGGGCTGTACGTGGAGCGCCTGACGCTGGAAGCCAGCCCCGAACAGCTTCAGGGCGCGATCCTGCCGCTGATCCGCCCGGCCACCGTGAACCACGTCTGGTGGGGCGCGGACAGCCGCCCCGAGGGTACGCTGCTGGCCGAACTGACCGAGATCGCCGATCAGGTGATCGTGGACAGCCTGACGCTGGACGTCCCGCCCTCCCGGCACTACGCGCTGGCCGACCTGGGCTGGAGCCGCTCGGCGGGGTGGCGTGAGGCGCTGGCGCAGCTGTTCGACTCGCCGGACGCGGCGCGGCAGCTGGGGCGCGTGACGCACCTGACCGTCCGGCACGCCGGGCGCAAGGACCTGCCCGCGCGACTATTCGCGGGGTTCATCGCCAGTACGCTGGGCTGGACGGACCTGAGCACCGTGGACTTCCGTCTGGGCCGCTGCGGGCGCGAGAACGGCGACCTGTGCGGCGTGGAGCTGCGCGGCGACGGCGTGCATTTCAGCCTGAAGGCCGAACAGGGCGACATGGCCCTGGCCGCCTGCCAGTGGGACGACGTGCAGCGCGTCACGGAGGTCACGGTGCCCAGCATGACCCTCGCGCAGGGCCTGGCGCGCGTCATGGCCCGCCCTGAACGCGGCGAGGTCTTCGAGCGCGCCTGGGCGTTGGCGAAAGAAACGCTGTAA
- the zwf gene encoding glucose-6-phosphate dehydrogenase — translation MTRSTKKDSAQKATAKTPAAKKPAARKPAAKKATGETSAKSTRARGVKASEVQENVDRKVAAQAVGVADAAPKAKKAAPKKSAPKGSAGAPGEDGTNPFRALMRRNRAPEPATLVIFGATGDLSRRKLLPAVFGLWQDGLLGSAFNIVGVGRQEMTDEQFKDYAVQALKDSKETDAIQPGSLEKFRELLYYEFGDFAGDEVYAKLGRELDRAEEAHGGRKNALFYLSTPPSLFEPISNGLGRLGLSDESEGWRRLVIEKPFGRDLASARALNDAIHHVWNESQVYRIDHYLGKETVQNLMAIRFGNAIFEPLWNRGYVDHVQITAAEDLGLEGRAGYYEEAGVVRDMLQNHLMQLFALTAMEPPAAFDADAIRDEKVKVLRAVKEIPSGRVEEVAVRGQYGAGTLYGEKVPGYRDEPGVREGSVTPTYVALKLEVDNWRWQGVPFFLRTGKRLPKKVTEIAVVFKRPPLGIFPGGLERNVLAFRIQPDEGVSLKFSSKTPGQEMVLREVVMDFRYDAFGAQLESPYSRLLLDAMVGDATLFPREDEVDLAWQIVSGILSVWDTDPARKPKKGEGPDFPNYTSGTWGPDAADDLMGDDRRWRRL, via the coding sequence ATGACCCGCAGTACCAAGAAGGACAGCGCCCAAAAAGCCACGGCGAAGACCCCGGCCGCCAAGAAACCCGCGGCGAGGAAGCCTGCGGCCAAGAAGGCGACCGGCGAGACCTCCGCGAAGTCCACCCGCGCCAGGGGCGTGAAGGCCAGCGAGGTGCAGGAGAACGTGGACCGCAAGGTCGCCGCGCAGGCGGTCGGGGTGGCCGACGCCGCCCCGAAGGCGAAGAAGGCCGCCCCGAAGAAGAGCGCCCCCAAAGGCAGCGCGGGTGCCCCCGGCGAGGACGGCACCAACCCCTTCCGCGCGCTGATGCGCCGCAACCGCGCGCCGGAACCCGCCACGCTGGTCATCTTCGGCGCGACCGGTGACCTGTCCCGGCGCAAGCTGCTGCCCGCCGTGTTCGGCCTGTGGCAGGACGGCCTGCTGGGCAGTGCGTTCAATATCGTCGGGGTGGGCCGTCAGGAGATGACGGACGAGCAGTTCAAGGACTACGCCGTCCAGGCGCTCAAGGACAGCAAGGAAACCGACGCGATCCAGCCGGGCAGCCTGGAGAAGTTCCGGGAACTGCTGTACTACGAGTTCGGGGATTTTGCCGGGGACGAGGTGTACGCCAAGCTGGGCCGCGAGCTCGACCGCGCCGAGGAGGCGCACGGGGGCCGTAAGAACGCCCTGTTCTACCTCTCCACGCCGCCCAGCCTGTTCGAACCGATCAGCAACGGCCTGGGCCGCCTGGGCCTGTCGGACGAGTCCGAGGGCTGGCGAAGGCTGGTGATCGAGAAGCCCTTCGGGCGTGACCTCGCCTCGGCCCGCGCGCTGAACGACGCGATCCACCACGTGTGGAACGAGTCGCAGGTGTACCGCATCGACCACTACCTGGGCAAGGAGACGGTGCAGAACCTCATGGCGATCCGCTTCGGGAACGCCATCTTCGAGCCGCTGTGGAACCGCGGGTACGTGGATCACGTGCAGATCACGGCCGCCGAGGACCTGGGCCTGGAGGGCCGCGCCGGGTACTACGAGGAGGCCGGCGTGGTACGCGACATGCTCCAGAACCACCTGATGCAGCTGTTCGCCCTGACCGCCATGGAACCCCCGGCGGCCTTCGACGCGGACGCCATCCGCGACGAGAAGGTCAAGGTGCTGCGGGCCGTGAAGGAGATCCCCAGCGGGCGCGTTGAGGAGGTCGCGGTGCGCGGCCAGTACGGCGCGGGCACCCTGTACGGCGAGAAGGTGCCCGGCTACCGCGACGAGCCCGGCGTGCGTGAGGGCAGCGTGACGCCCACGTACGTGGCGCTGAAGCTGGAGGTGGACAACTGGCGCTGGCAGGGCGTGCCGTTCTTCCTGCGCACCGGCAAGAGACTGCCGAAGAAGGTCACGGAGATCGCCGTGGTGTTCAAGCGACCCCCGCTGGGCATCTTCCCCGGCGGGCTGGAACGCAACGTGCTCGCCTTCCGCATCCAGCCGGACGAGGGCGTCAGCCTGAAATTCAGCAGTAAAACGCCGGGGCAGGAGATGGTGCTGCGCGAGGTGGTCATGGACTTCCGCTACGACGCGTTCGGCGCGCAGCTCGAAAGCCCGTACTCGCGCCTGCTGCTCGACGCGATGGTGGGCGACGCGACCCTCTTCCCGCGCGAGGACGAGGTGGACCTGGCGTGGCAGATTGTCAGCGGCATCCTGAGCGTGTGGGACACCGACCCGGCCCGCAAACCGAAGAAGGGCGAGGGCCCGGACTTCCCGAACTACACGTCCGGCACCTGGGGCCCCGACGCGGCCGACGATCTGATGGGCGACGACCGCCGCTGGCGGCGCCTGTGA
- a CDS encoding glutaminyl-peptide cyclotransferase, with protein sequence MRPGALLLPCLLLTLSALPSAAQSVSTPVLTPTVTARYPHERTSFTQGLQYLGSGTLLESTGVVGQSGVRRVDLKTGKVLSKVATPIAGAFGEGVAALNGVAYHLTWEDGVAVTFDAATLKETGRYRYSGEGWGLTTDGKALIMSNGSPTLVWRDPKTFRVKRSVQVTDAGQPVKNLNELEYVQGSVYANVWLTDRVARIDPQTGKVTAWIDVSALTREVSAAAAKAGHTLTFDDVPNGIAFVPERGTLLLTGKRWPTLFEVKLPGVKPEEPTTTGRARTGR encoded by the coding sequence GTGCGTCCCGGTGCCCTTCTGCTTCCCTGCCTGCTGCTGACCCTGTCAGCACTTCCCTCTGCCGCCCAGTCGGTCAGCACGCCTGTCCTGACCCCCACCGTGACCGCACGTTACCCCCATGAGCGCACGTCGTTCACGCAGGGGTTGCAGTACCTGGGGAGCGGCACGCTGCTGGAAAGCACCGGCGTCGTCGGGCAGTCCGGGGTACGGCGCGTGGACCTGAAGACCGGGAAGGTGCTCTCGAAGGTCGCCACGCCCATCGCGGGCGCGTTCGGTGAGGGCGTCGCGGCCCTGAACGGCGTGGCGTACCACCTCACCTGGGAAGACGGCGTGGCGGTCACCTTCGACGCCGCGACTCTCAAGGAGACCGGCCGCTACCGCTACAGCGGCGAGGGCTGGGGCCTGACCACCGACGGCAAGGCGCTGATCATGAGCAACGGCTCGCCGACGCTGGTGTGGCGCGACCCGAAAACCTTCCGGGTCAAGCGGAGCGTGCAGGTCACGGACGCCGGGCAGCCCGTGAAGAACCTGAACGAACTGGAGTACGTGCAGGGCAGCGTGTACGCGAACGTGTGGCTGACCGACCGCGTCGCGCGGATCGATCCGCAGACCGGGAAGGTCACCGCCTGGATCGACGTCTCGGCCCTGACCCGCGAGGTCAGTGCGGCCGCCGCGAAGGCCGGGCATACCCTGACCTTCGACGACGTGCCCAACGGTATCGCGTTCGTTCCCGAGCGCGGCACGCTGCTGTTGACCGGCAAACGCTGGCCGACCCTGTTCGAGGTGAAACTGCCCGGCGTGAAACCCGAGGAGCCCACCACGACCGGCCGCGCCCGCACCGGCCGCTGA
- the tmk gene encoding dTMP kinase: MHPGLFVSFEGPEGAGKSTQLAQLAARLDTHGTPHRLTREPGGTPLGTRVREVLLDPTLTIDPLPEFLLYSASRAQLVANEIRPALNRGEVVVCDRYADSSLAYQGAGRGLPVNLLREITLAATDGLTPDLTVLLDLDPVLGLERAARRGQPDRLEQADLDFHRRVRTGFLHLAEQTPARFLVLDATRPADDLSDVIWQVVQARLP; this comes from the coding sequence CTGCACCCGGGTCTGTTCGTCAGCTTCGAGGGACCCGAGGGCGCCGGGAAGAGCACTCAGCTCGCCCAGTTGGCCGCGCGCCTGGACACCCACGGCACGCCGCACCGGCTGACCCGCGAGCCCGGCGGGACGCCCCTGGGCACGCGGGTGCGCGAGGTGCTGCTCGACCCGACGCTGACCATCGACCCGCTGCCGGAATTCCTGCTGTACTCCGCCAGCCGCGCGCAGCTCGTGGCGAACGAGATCCGCCCGGCACTGAACCGGGGCGAGGTGGTCGTGTGCGACCGCTATGCCGATTCCAGCCTCGCGTACCAGGGGGCGGGGCGCGGCCTGCCCGTGAACCTCCTGCGGGAGATCACGCTGGCCGCCACGGACGGCCTCACGCCGGACCTGACGGTGCTGCTCGACCTCGACCCGGTGCTCGGCCTGGAGCGGGCTGCGCGGCGCGGGCAGCCCGACCGTCTGGAGCAGGCCGACCTGGACTTCCACCGCCGGGTACGCACCGGGTTCCTGCACCTTGCGGAGCAGACGCCCGCCCGCTTCCTGGTGCTGGACGCCACCCGCCCGGCCGACGACCTGTCGGACGTGATCTGGCAGGTGGTACAGGCCCGACTGCCCTGA
- a CDS encoding Nif3-like dinuclear metal center hexameric protein yields the protein MSYVSLTPTRGEVPRDTLVRWLNEYLNVGAFKDPSLNGLQIEGTGTVRRVAVAVDSSLKTIQHAADSGADLLITHHGLFWGDPLALSGPHRERVRTALMADLNLYVSHIPLDAHPVVGNNAMIAQALTLQNTEPFGEWADGKIGIAGELPFEQSLQDFADRVQKLTGEICLVHGGGRSPTVRRLGVLSGSGAGSIAEAAAMGLDTLLTGEPEHKHFHDAFEYGVNVIYAGHYETEVFGVRALAARLEDEFGLAWQFLHHPTGL from the coding sequence ATGTCGTATGTCTCCCTGACTCCCACGCGCGGCGAGGTGCCGCGTGACACCCTGGTCCGCTGGCTGAACGAGTACCTGAACGTGGGGGCCTTCAAGGACCCCAGCCTGAATGGCCTGCAGATCGAGGGCACCGGCACGGTGCGGCGCGTGGCGGTCGCGGTGGACAGCAGCCTGAAGACCATCCAGCACGCGGCGGACAGCGGCGCGGACCTGCTGATCACGCACCACGGGCTGTTCTGGGGTGACCCGCTGGCCCTGAGTGGCCCGCACCGCGAGCGGGTCCGCACGGCGCTCATGGCGGACCTGAACCTGTACGTGTCGCACATCCCGCTGGACGCGCACCCGGTCGTAGGGAACAACGCGATGATCGCCCAGGCGCTGACCCTCCAGAACACCGAGCCGTTCGGTGAGTGGGCCGATGGGAAGATCGGCATTGCCGGGGAGCTGCCCTTCGAGCAGTCCCTGCAGGACTTCGCGGACCGCGTGCAGAAACTGACCGGCGAGATCTGCCTTGTGCACGGCGGCGGGCGCTCCCCGACCGTGCGGCGCCTGGGGGTCCTGAGCGGCAGCGGCGCGGGCAGCATCGCCGAGGCCGCCGCGATGGGCCTGGATACCCTGCTGACCGGCGAGCCCGAGCACAAGCACTTCCACGACGCGTTCGAGTACGGCGTGAACGTGATCTACGCCGGGCACTACGAGACCGAGGTGTTCGGCGTGCGCGCCCTGGCCGCCCGCCTGGAAGACGAGTTCGGGCTGGCGTGGCAGTTCCTGCACCACCCCACCGGCCTGTGA